The genomic stretch CCAACAAGATGACTATCGGCAAGGCCGCACTGAGAATTGAGCCGTGATCGTGGTTCGCAGAGAGTTTGTCGACCTAGTGCCGCGTCAGGCAACGGCACTAGCTTCTAACCGAGAGCTCGGTGCAGGAACGCCGCCATCTGACCCCGCGTCACAAAACCGTTCGGACAGAACCAATCCCCCACCGTGTTACAACCCCGTGTGATCCCCTCACCAGCCAACCACAAAATATCGGCGTCGAACATCGAATCACCGATATCCACAAACATACCCGAGTCAACACTCTTAAACGTACAAGTCAGAGTCTCACCCGCAGCCACCGTCACCGTCCCAGTGGCCCCAGAAGACGTACAGCCACCCCCAATAC from Acidobacteriota bacterium encodes the following:
- a CDS encoding S-layer homology domain-containing protein; the encoded protein is MTESLSAGYELTGIGGGCTSSGATGTVTVAAGETLTCTFKSVDSGMFVDIGDSMFDADILWLAGEGITRGCNTVGDWFCPNGFVTRGQMAAFLHRALG